A section of the Neorhizobium galegae bv. orientalis str. HAMBI 540 genome encodes:
- a CDS encoding nucleoside deaminase yields MPNSDGFMDAALAEAKDAAARGEVPIGAVLVVDGVIVARSGNRTRAENDVTAHAEIAVIRDAAAALGQERLSGADLYVTLEPCTMCAAAISFARIRRLYYGAEDPKGGAVDNGVRFFAQPTCHHAPEVYSGLGESEAAILLTSFFRSKRES; encoded by the coding sequence ATGCCTAATAGCGACGGGTTCATGGACGCAGCCCTTGCGGAAGCCAAAGACGCGGCCGCCCGCGGCGAGGTTCCGATCGGCGCCGTTCTGGTCGTCGACGGCGTTATCGTCGCCCGCTCCGGAAATCGGACCCGCGCCGAAAACGACGTTACCGCCCATGCCGAAATCGCCGTCATCCGGGATGCCGCGGCCGCGCTTGGACAGGAGCGGCTGTCAGGTGCCGACCTTTACGTGACGCTCGAACCCTGCACCATGTGCGCGGCGGCGATCTCGTTTGCGCGCATCCGGCGGCTCTATTACGGCGCGGAAGACCCGAAAGGCGGAGCGGTGGACAACGGCGTGCGCTTCTTCGCCCAGCCGACCTGCCATCACGCACCGGAGGTCTATTCCGGCCTCGGCGAAAGCGAAGCCGCGATCCTGCTCACCAGCTTCTTCAGATCGAAAAGAGAGAGCTAG